In Flavivirga abyssicola, the following are encoded in one genomic region:
- a CDS encoding response regulator: MNILIVEDHPLISDAYEKALLHVSSNNTGLNFNINKVKNCDDAYLMIKGAQKTKIVDIVFLDIKLPPSKDGKIVSGEDLGVKIRILLPDTKIIIVTTYNDNYRIGSVFRSINPEGFLIKNDLSPKELVLAIEKIIDNIPHYSKSVVQLMRKLASNNLAIDEIDRLLLYELSRGTKMSELPQIIPLSKAAIEKRKRTLKELFNVNSKNDRDLLKVAEQKGFI; this comes from the coding sequence ATGAATATATTAATTGTAGAAGATCATCCATTGATTAGTGATGCTTATGAGAAAGCATTGTTGCATGTAAGTTCTAATAATACAGGTTTAAATTTTAATATAAATAAGGTTAAAAATTGCGATGATGCTTATTTGATGATTAAAGGCGCACAGAAAACAAAAATTGTTGATATTGTTTTTCTAGATATAAAATTACCACCCTCTAAGGATGGAAAGATAGTTTCAGGGGAAGATTTAGGCGTTAAAATTAGGATTCTTTTGCCAGATACTAAAATAATTATAGTTACAACATATAATGATAACTATAGAATTGGTAGTGTTTTTAGAAGTATAAACCCCGAAGGCTTTTTAATAAAGAATGATTTAAGTCCTAAAGAACTTGTTTTAGCTATCGAAAAAATAATAGATAATATTCCACATTATAGTAAATCGGTAGTTCAATTGATGCGAAAATTGGCTTCTAATAATTTAGCGATAGATGAAATTGATAGACTATTATTATATGAGTTATCTCGTGGTACAAAAATGAGTGAATTACCACAAATAATACCACTTTCTAAAGCGGCCATAGAAAAAAGAAAGCGAACATTAAAAGAACTCTTTAATGTAAATAGCAAAAATGATAGAGATCTACTTAAAGTCGCAGAACAAAAAGGATTTATTTAA
- the lepA gene encoding translation elongation factor 4 — MKHIRNFCIIAHIDHGKSTLADRLLDYTGAVTAREKQDQLLDSMDLERERGITIKSHAIQMEYEHKGEQYVLNLIDTPGHVDFSYEVSRSIAACEGALLIVDAAQSIQAQTISNLYLALENDLEIIPVLNKVDLPSANPEEVTDDIVDLLGCDPEEVIHASGKTGFGVDNILEAIIERVPAPEGEIDEPLQALIFDSVYNPFRGVETYFRVINGSIKKGQNIKFIATDKNYFADEVGTLKLKQFPRQEIKAGDVGYVITGIKEAKEVKVGDTITDAKNPTTNAIAGFEDVKPMVFAGIYPVDTEDYEELRASMEKLQLNDASLVFAPESSAALGFGFRCGFLGMLHMEIIQERLEREFDMTVITTVPNVSYHAFTRKHPDDIIIVNNPSDLPDPSGLDRVEEPYIKATIITKADFVGNVMSLCIEKRGLITNQTYLTTERVELTFDMPLAEIVFDFYDRLKTVSKGYASFDYHPIGMKQSKLVRVDILLNSQPVDALSALIHADNAANIGKKMCEKLKELIPRQQFDIPIQAAIGAKIISRETTKALRKDVTAKCYGGDISRKRKLLEKQKKGKKRMRQVGNVEIPQEAFMAVLKLND, encoded by the coding sequence ATGAAGCACATTAGAAACTTTTGCATTATTGCACATATAGATCACGGTAAGAGCACGCTCGCAGACCGTTTATTGGATTATACCGGAGCTGTGACGGCTAGAGAAAAGCAAGACCAACTTCTAGACAGTATGGATTTAGAACGTGAGCGTGGTATCACTATAAAGTCGCATGCCATACAAATGGAGTATGAGCACAAAGGTGAACAATATGTTTTAAATTTAATTGACACTCCTGGTCATGTTGATTTCTCTTATGAAGTGTCCCGTTCCATTGCTGCTTGCGAAGGGGCTTTACTTATTGTAGACGCTGCTCAAAGCATTCAAGCACAAACAATTTCTAATCTGTATTTAGCTTTAGAAAATGATTTAGAAATTATCCCTGTTCTTAATAAAGTAGATTTACCAAGTGCCAATCCTGAAGAAGTAACCGATGATATTGTGGATCTTTTAGGTTGCGACCCCGAAGAAGTGATTCACGCCAGTGGAAAAACAGGTTTTGGAGTTGATAATATTTTAGAGGCCATTATTGAACGTGTTCCTGCTCCTGAAGGCGAAATAGACGAACCATTACAAGCCTTAATATTTGATTCGGTTTACAATCCATTTCGTGGTGTAGAAACATACTTTAGAGTTATAAACGGTTCCATTAAAAAAGGACAAAACATTAAGTTTATTGCTACCGATAAAAATTACTTCGCAGATGAAGTTGGGACTTTAAAACTTAAACAGTTTCCTAGACAAGAAATAAAAGCGGGTGATGTGGGTTACGTCATTACAGGTATTAAAGAAGCGAAAGAAGTAAAAGTTGGTGATACTATTACTGATGCTAAAAACCCAACAACAAATGCTATTGCCGGATTCGAAGATGTGAAACCTATGGTTTTTGCAGGTATTTACCCTGTAGACACCGAAGATTACGAAGAGTTAAGAGCATCTATGGAGAAGCTTCAATTAAATGATGCTTCTTTGGTATTTGCTCCCGAAAGTTCTGCTGCTTTAGGATTTGGTTTCCGTTGCGGCTTTCTAGGCATGCTCCATATGGAAATTATCCAGGAGCGTTTAGAACGTGAATTTGACATGACTGTTATTACAACTGTTCCTAACGTATCATACCACGCTTTTACAAGAAAGCATCCAGATGACATTATTATTGTTAATAACCCGTCCGATTTACCAGACCCTTCCGGCCTGGATCGTGTTGAAGAACCTTATATTAAAGCAACGATTATCACAAAAGCCGATTTTGTTGGAAATGTCATGTCACTTTGTATTGAAAAACGAGGCCTTATTACCAATCAAACATATTTAACCACAGAACGTGTTGAATTAACATTCGATATGCCTTTGGCTGAAATTGTATTCGATTTTTACGATCGTTTAAAAACAGTTTCAAAAGGTTATGCTTCTTTTGATTATCATCCAATAGGTATGAAACAATCAAAATTAGTTCGTGTAGATATCTTATTAAACTCACAACCAGTTGATGCCCTTTCTGCATTAATTCATGCAGATAATGCTGCGAATATTGGTAAAAAGATGTGTGAAAAATTAAAAGAGTTAATTCCACGTCAACAATTCGATATCCCTATTCAAGCAGCTATTGGTGCTAAAATTATTTCTAGAGAAACCACAAAAGCACTGCGTAAAGATGTTACCGCTAAATGTTATGGTGGTGATATTTCTCGTAAACGTAAACTTCTTGAAAAACAGAAAAAAGGTAAAAAACGTATGCGTCAAGTTGGTAATGTAGAAATTCCGCAAGAAGCATTTATGGCAGTCTTAAAACTTAATGATTAA